In Bacillus sp. SB49, a single window of DNA contains:
- a CDS encoding Cof-type HAD-IIB family hydrolase, with protein MKEDIKLIALDLDGTLVSHEGTVSEANEKAVKEAKEQGIHVVLSTGRSLSRCRDIAESLGRSSYIVTINGGEIYDHQFELVEQNKLHHTHVERLWELKKEHGLYFWSTTVQGLYNSQDPFENEVHQYDWLKFGFDIEDDEVREVILEELNNNEELEVTNSSPTNIEINPVGVNKAAALKKVCKWLDLDMSQVMAVGDSLNDMAMIKEAGLGVAMGNAQEDVKKAAAFTTATNAEDGVARAIEKVLK; from the coding sequence ATGAAGGAAGATATCAAACTGATCGCCTTGGATTTGGACGGGACCCTTGTAAGTCATGAAGGCACCGTTTCTGAGGCTAACGAAAAAGCTGTAAAAGAAGCAAAAGAACAAGGAATTCATGTCGTACTAAGTACAGGCAGATCGCTGTCCCGGTGCAGGGATATTGCGGAATCTTTAGGACGCTCTTCCTACATCGTCACGATCAATGGCGGGGAAATCTATGATCACCAATTCGAACTGGTAGAGCAGAATAAGCTCCACCATACACATGTCGAGAGGCTGTGGGAACTGAAAAAAGAACACGGCCTGTATTTCTGGTCTACAACCGTACAAGGTCTTTATAATAGTCAAGATCCGTTTGAGAATGAGGTCCATCAGTACGACTGGTTGAAATTCGGATTCGACATAGAAGACGATGAGGTGCGTGAAGTCATCTTGGAAGAATTGAATAACAATGAAGAGCTGGAAGTGACTAATTCCAGTCCAACGAACATTGAAATCAACCCTGTTGGTGTGAATAAAGCAGCTGCTTTGAAGAAAGTCTGCAAGTGGTTGGATTTGGACATGAGTCAAGTGATGGCCGTAGGTGACAGTTTGAATGATATGGCGATGATCAAAGAAGCGGGACTTGGTGTCGCTATGGGGAATGCTCAGGAAGATGTTAAGAAAGCAGCGGCTTTCACGACTGCTACAAACGCAGAAGATGGAGTAGCGCGCGCTATTGAAAAAGTTCTGAAATAA
- a CDS encoding M20 family metallopeptidase has product MTTETATSLSTLLEQKIEGKRGEYLSISHSIHEHPEIGNEEYFAADTLTTLLEKEGFVVDRNIPEHETAFRAVKSSGVPGPKIGFLAEYDALPGLGHACGHNIIGTASCAAAIALGELISQTGGDIVVLGTPAEEGGPNGSAKGTFVRHGLVQDLDVCMMVHPMGRTSGSAPTLAVDPVDFEFFGKSAHAASNPHDGINALDGVIQLYNGINALRQHVPDDVRIHGVILDGGQAPNIVPDYARARFYLRAATREACDEVTRRVEEIAAGAARITGADYKMTRIQNGVDNFKVTPTFDEVFRQKIEALGEVYHAERKGLGSSDAGNVSQVIPTLHPYIKIGPDSLVAHTDEFREAARSKAGDEALMKGAKALSQTGLTLLLDQVLLQEIKKEHQAL; this is encoded by the coding sequence ATGACTACAGAAACAGCAACTTCTCTTTCCACCCTTCTTGAGCAAAAGATAGAAGGGAAGCGGGGAGAATACCTATCCATCAGTCACAGCATTCATGAACACCCGGAAATAGGCAACGAGGAATATTTCGCTGCAGATACGCTGACCACTCTTTTAGAAAAGGAAGGGTTTGTCGTCGATCGGAATATCCCAGAACATGAAACGGCCTTCCGTGCGGTGAAAAGCTCTGGTGTTCCCGGACCTAAAATCGGTTTTTTGGCAGAATATGATGCCCTGCCGGGTCTTGGTCATGCATGCGGACACAACATTATCGGCACAGCCTCTTGTGCGGCTGCCATTGCATTAGGGGAATTGATCAGTCAAACCGGAGGAGATATCGTCGTACTCGGCACACCGGCAGAAGAAGGCGGACCGAACGGCAGCGCGAAAGGAACATTCGTCCGCCACGGACTCGTCCAGGATTTAGATGTCTGTATGATGGTTCATCCGATGGGGAGGACGTCGGGATCGGCGCCTACGCTGGCCGTCGATCCTGTCGATTTTGAATTCTTCGGTAAAAGTGCACATGCGGCAAGCAACCCGCACGACGGGATCAACGCCTTGGATGGAGTCATTCAACTGTACAACGGGATCAATGCCCTGCGCCAGCATGTTCCGGATGACGTGCGGATCCATGGAGTCATCTTGGATGGCGGTCAGGCACCTAATATCGTTCCGGATTATGCCCGGGCGAGGTTTTATTTACGAGCAGCAACGCGTGAAGCATGTGATGAAGTAACACGCAGGGTCGAAGAAATCGCTGCAGGTGCGGCGAGAATCACAGGCGCGGATTACAAAATGACGCGCATTCAAAACGGAGTAGATAATTTTAAAGTAACCCCAACGTTTGATGAAGTGTTCCGGCAGAAGATCGAGGCACTCGGCGAAGTGTATCATGCCGAGCGTAAAGGTCTCGGTTCATCCGATGCAGGCAATGTCAGCCAAGTCATTCCTACCCTTCATCCATATATCAAAATAGGCCCGGACTCGCTTGTCGCTCATACGGACGAGTTTCGGGAAGCTGCCCGCTCGAAAGCGGGAGACGAAGCGCTCATGAAAGGAGCCAAGGCGTTAAGTCAGACAGGATTGACCCTGCTGCTGGACCAAGTCCTGCTTCAGGAAATAAAGAAGGAGCACCAAGCTCTATAA
- a CDS encoding MetQ/NlpA family ABC transporter substrate-binding protein, which yields MKKWGFILSFIAIISFVLAGCSSEGDAASGEKTKVKVGLNGSGVPIWEKVQEKAEKENIDIELVEFADYVRPNMALADGDIDLNAFQTVSYFDSFIEEHDLDLKPIGTTIIAPMGVYSEKYKDVKDIPDGSSIAVPKEATNMGRALLLLEQAGLIGLPEDFDGNGSLDIIEDNPKNLKFEPIVAAQTPRVLPDVAASVINNGVAVEAGFVPVEDAVYIEDETAQPYINIIAARADEADKEVYQKIVELYQEEDVADHIKKTYNDSLIPTFVPLEDIGW from the coding sequence ATGAAAAAGTGGGGATTTATTTTAAGTTTCATCGCAATCATCAGTTTTGTATTAGCAGGGTGCTCCAGTGAAGGCGACGCAGCCTCTGGTGAGAAGACGAAAGTGAAGGTAGGCCTGAATGGTTCCGGCGTCCCGATTTGGGAGAAAGTTCAGGAGAAAGCAGAGAAAGAGAATATTGACATTGAACTGGTTGAATTCGCGGACTACGTGCGCCCGAACATGGCACTTGCTGATGGAGATATCGATTTGAACGCTTTCCAGACGGTGTCGTATTTTGATTCCTTCATAGAAGAGCACGATTTAGACTTGAAGCCGATCGGTACGACGATCATTGCTCCGATGGGTGTCTATTCCGAAAAATATAAAGATGTAAAGGACATTCCTGATGGAAGTTCCATCGCTGTCCCGAAAGAAGCAACGAACATGGGACGCGCTCTGCTTCTCCTTGAGCAGGCGGGTCTGATCGGTCTACCGGAAGATTTCGACGGAAATGGATCGCTCGATATCATTGAAGATAATCCGAAGAACTTGAAATTTGAACCTATTGTTGCTGCCCAGACACCACGTGTCCTTCCCGATGTCGCTGCATCCGTCATTAATAATGGAGTCGCGGTTGAAGCAGGATTTGTACCGGTGGAAGACGCTGTCTATATTGAGGATGAAACCGCTCAACCTTATATCAACATCATTGCGGCTCGTGCCGATGAAGCAGATAAAGAAGTCTATCAGAAAATCGTTGAGCTTTATCAAGAAGAGGATGTAGCGGATCACATTAAGAAAACATACAACGATTCCCTTATTCCGACATTTGTCCCATTGGAAGATATCGGCTGGTAA
- a CDS encoding methionine ABC transporter permease, producing MQVNLMDFWPKIWEATYQTLVMVGISLLAAALIGLPLGILLVVTRQGGLLQNKPFFNGLSAVVNFFRSIPFIILLVAILPFTRLLVGSSIGTAAAVVPLVIFSAPYIARLVESSLLEVKPGVIEAAEAMGATPWQIIRRVYIPEALSSIILNLTIATIGLVGASAMAGFVGGGGLGDLAISYGYQRFETDIMIATVLLLVLIVQLTQTVGNFISRKIRRQ from the coding sequence ATGCAGGTTAATTTGATGGATTTTTGGCCGAAAATATGGGAAGCGACATATCAGACCCTTGTCATGGTCGGTATATCCCTCCTGGCAGCAGCGCTTATCGGCCTGCCGCTTGGAATACTTCTCGTTGTTACGAGACAGGGAGGGCTGCTTCAAAATAAACCGTTCTTTAACGGATTAAGTGCGGTTGTGAACTTCTTCCGTTCCATTCCGTTCATCATATTGCTCGTAGCGATCCTGCCGTTTACACGTCTGCTTGTCGGTTCATCGATCGGGACAGCAGCAGCTGTCGTTCCGCTCGTCATCTTCTCTGCTCCGTACATAGCGAGGCTTGTGGAAAGCAGCTTGCTCGAAGTGAAACCAGGAGTCATCGAAGCAGCAGAAGCGATGGGAGCGACACCGTGGCAGATCATACGTCGTGTTTATATACCAGAAGCATTGAGTTCTATTATTCTTAACTTGACGATTGCAACGATCGGTCTCGTCGGTGCTTCCGCCATGGCGGGCTTTGTTGGAGGCGGAGGTTTGGGAGATTTGGCCATCTCTTACGGCTATCAACGCTTTGAAACAGATATTATGATTGCAACGGTCCTATTGCTCGTACTGATTGTGCAGCTTACGCAGACGGTTGGAAACTTTATATCAAGAAAAATACGCAGACAATAA
- a CDS encoding methionine ABC transporter ATP-binding protein, producing MIQFENVSKVYQHEGKELRAVDRVDLTIHKGEIFGVIGFSGAGKSTLVRLVNLLERPTEGRVVVNGEDLTKLSKPDLRTVRKRIGMIFQHFNLLESKTVHHNVAFPLSLVGTPKKEIDQRVKEILAFVGLSEKANHYPDQLSGGQKQRVGIARALATSPDILLCDEATSALDPETTKSILELLKKVRDEYGITILMITHEMNVVREVCDRIAVMENGRVMESGSIFDLFSNPQHPTTKNFVRTVMENDIPASILDGIEKRHASGNIYRITFVEESAGQPVLSQVAKRFDVEVNVLFGQITELQGIPFGHLVVEFQGDAKEILKAIHHIQQTVTVQEVTAHAG from the coding sequence ATGATCCAGTTTGAAAACGTATCGAAAGTGTATCAGCACGAAGGGAAAGAACTGCGTGCCGTCGACCGTGTCGATTTGACGATACATAAAGGGGAAATCTTCGGAGTCATCGGTTTCAGCGGCGCTGGAAAAAGCACGCTCGTCCGTCTTGTTAATTTATTGGAACGGCCGACAGAAGGAAGGGTCGTCGTCAATGGAGAGGATTTGACGAAGCTGTCCAAACCGGATTTAAGGACAGTCCGGAAGCGTATCGGAATGATTTTTCAGCATTTTAATCTGCTGGAGTCCAAAACCGTCCATCATAACGTGGCATTTCCATTATCTCTTGTCGGTACACCGAAGAAAGAGATAGATCAAAGGGTGAAGGAAATTCTAGCCTTCGTCGGTCTGTCTGAAAAGGCAAATCATTACCCGGACCAGCTGTCCGGCGGGCAGAAACAGCGGGTCGGTATCGCCCGAGCTTTAGCGACCTCCCCTGATATTCTATTATGTGACGAAGCAACGTCCGCTCTCGATCCGGAGACAACCAAGTCAATCCTGGAACTTTTGAAGAAGGTGAGAGACGAGTACGGCATTACGATTCTGATGATCACTCACGAAATGAATGTCGTCCGTGAGGTGTGTGACAGGATAGCAGTGATGGAAAACGGACGTGTCATGGAGAGTGGATCCATTTTCGACCTTTTCTCCAATCCGCAGCATCCGACAACCAAGAATTTCGTAAGGACGGTGATGGAGAATGATATACCCGCGTCTATTCTAGACGGCATCGAAAAGCGCCATGCCTCCGGGAATATCTACCGGATCACCTTTGTGGAGGAAAGCGCAGGACAGCCGGTCCTCTCACAGGTGGCAAAACGTTTTGATGTGGAAGTAAATGTACTGTTCGGACAGATTACGGAACTGCAGGGTATTCCATTCGGTCATTTAGTCGTGGAGTTCCAAGGGGATGCGAAAGAAATTCTTAAAGCGATCCACCATATCCAACAAACCGTAACGGTACAGGAGGTGACTGCACATGCAGGTTAA
- a CDS encoding DUF302 domain-containing protein, with product MFHYTVETKKSVEDAVESLEQQLSLEQFGVLWKFNVKDKLTEKGLDFHQEFRILEVCNPKEAENILSENTLAGYFLPCKMVVYDEQGKTKIGMPKPTALVSPIGDAAVQSLASDIEERLIHCISKSV from the coding sequence ATGTTTCATTATACAGTTGAAACGAAGAAGAGTGTCGAGGATGCAGTGGAAAGCCTGGAACAACAGCTGAGTCTGGAGCAGTTCGGGGTCTTATGGAAGTTCAATGTCAAAGATAAGCTGACGGAAAAAGGATTGGACTTCCATCAGGAATTTCGTATTCTTGAAGTGTGTAATCCGAAAGAAGCAGAAAACATCCTATCCGAGAATACCCTTGCCGGTTATTTTCTCCCTTGTAAAATGGTCGTATATGATGAGCAGGGTAAAACAAAGATCGGAATGCCGAAGCCGACTGCTCTCGTAAGTCCCATTGGTGATGCTGCCGTTCAATCACTCGCCTCCGATATCGAGGAACGGTTGATTCACTGTATAAGCAAAAGCGTGTGA
- a CDS encoding DUF421 domain-containing protein, which translates to MMELWMDTWKVLLRIVTILPLLLAVGLFMGKRSIGELPVFDFVVVLVLGSVVGADIADPNINHIHTVTAIIAIALLQKVIVWMKLRSPWFGKLLTFEPTVVVFEGKMIGENVKRIRYSIDNIIQMLREKDVFRIEDVYTAIIEPDGRLTVQLKQGKEPVTREDIGIWNRGGGYDIPLIMDGILQKDMIARMEKTEAWVEKQITPHAVSDIFYGAVTNRGSFHYSLKGTDPKIPPIEH; encoded by the coding sequence ATGATGGAACTTTGGATGGATACCTGGAAGGTACTGCTTAGAATCGTCACAATCCTGCCATTGCTTTTGGCCGTAGGTCTCTTTATGGGGAAGCGGTCGATTGGTGAACTACCTGTCTTTGACTTCGTTGTTGTCCTGGTTCTCGGCTCCGTGGTGGGAGCGGATATTGCTGATCCGAATATCAACCACATCCATACGGTGACAGCTATTATAGCGATCGCGCTCTTACAAAAAGTCATTGTATGGATGAAGCTGAGGAGTCCTTGGTTCGGAAAGTTATTGACCTTCGAACCAACTGTTGTCGTTTTCGAAGGGAAGATGATTGGTGAAAACGTTAAGCGAATTCGCTATTCCATTGATAATATAATACAAATGCTTCGGGAAAAAGATGTATTCCGGATCGAGGACGTATACACGGCAATCATAGAACCGGACGGGAGATTGACGGTGCAATTGAAGCAGGGAAAAGAGCCCGTTACTAGAGAAGACATAGGTATATGGAATAGGGGTGGGGGTTATGACATCCCCTTGATTATGGACGGTATTTTGCAAAAGGATATGATAGCGCGTATGGAAAAGACAGAAGCGTGGGTAGAGAAACAGATCACTCCCCATGCGGTTTCGGATATCTTCTACGGAGCGGTAACCAACCGGGGGTCTTTTCACTACTCGTTGAAAGGTACGGATCCGAAAATTCCGCCTATCGAGCATTAA
- a CDS encoding metal-sensitive transcriptional regulator, which yields MEYNTAMKNRVKRLEGQLRGVLKMMEENKDCKDVITQLSASRSAIDRAIGLVVSSNLAECIQGSDDDQTTEASINEAVQLLVKSR from the coding sequence GTGGAATATAACACAGCTATGAAAAACAGAGTGAAACGATTAGAAGGGCAATTGAGAGGCGTACTCAAAATGATGGAGGAGAATAAAGACTGTAAAGATGTCATCACACAGCTTTCTGCATCCAGAAGCGCGATCGATCGTGCCATCGGTCTTGTCGTCAGCTCCAACCTTGCAGAGTGCATTCAAGGGTCCGATGACGATCAGACAACAGAAGCGTCCATTAACGAAGCTGTTCAATTGCTAGTCAAAAGCAGATAA
- a CDS encoding DsrE/DsrF/DrsH-like family protein: MSETKKTNIILFSGDYDKAMAAYIIANGAAAYDHEVTIFHTFWGLNALRKDEPIKVKKGFMEKMFGKMMPRGADKMGISKMNFAGFGPKMIKDVMKKHNAVPLPDLIDMAQEQEINLVACTMTMDLLGLQKEELLDDIQYAGVAAYLADAEEGNVNLFI, translated from the coding sequence ATGTCAGAGACGAAGAAAACGAACATCATTTTATTCAGCGGAGATTACGATAAGGCGATGGCCGCTTATATCATCGCCAACGGGGCAGCAGCCTATGATCATGAAGTTACCATCTTCCATACTTTCTGGGGACTGAATGCTCTAAGGAAAGACGAACCAATTAAAGTGAAGAAAGGCTTCATGGAGAAAATGTTCGGGAAAATGATGCCACGGGGTGCGGATAAAATGGGCATTTCTAAAATGAATTTCGCAGGATTCGGCCCTAAAATGATCAAAGACGTTATGAAGAAGCATAATGCTGTGCCGTTGCCGGACTTGATTGACATGGCTCAGGAACAGGAAATCAACCTTGTTGCCTGTACAATGACGATGGATCTCCTCGGTCTCCAAAAGGAAGAACTGTTGGATGACATCCAGTACGCTGGTGTAGCTGCTTATTTGGCAGATGCAGAAGAAGGAAACGTTAACCTATTTATCTAA
- a CDS encoding rhodanese-like domain-containing protein: MKTMTAKEVEQQLSEALNIIDVREDEEVAEGKIPGAAHIPLGFIEERAVELDKDKPYIMVCRSGGRSGRASEILMSKGFDVTNMEGGMLAWEGPTE; this comes from the coding sequence ATGAAAACAATGACAGCTAAAGAAGTAGAACAGCAGCTGAGTGAGGCTCTGAACATCATTGATGTCAGAGAAGATGAAGAAGTGGCAGAAGGTAAAATACCCGGCGCTGCACACATCCCTCTGGGATTTATTGAAGAGCGGGCGGTTGAATTGGATAAAGATAAACCTTATATCATGGTTTGTCGCTCCGGCGGACGCAGCGGCCGTGCTTCAGAAATACTCATGAGTAAAGGGTTTGACGTAACGAACATGGAGGGCGGCATGCTCGCCTGGGAAGGCCCGACAGAATAA
- a CDS encoding sulfurtransferase TusA family protein — MTIKTNQTLDAKGLACPMPIVKTKKAFKDLAAGDVLEVLATDKGSKADLQAWAKSSGHDYLGIIEDGDVLKHYLRKTSGEEAQEKKHPHIVDNETLQEVRSQEVTILDVREQAEFAFTHIPGAVSIPLGELDARMNEIDSTKPVYVICRTGSRSDLAAQKLADKGLENVYNVVPGMREWNGETSSIHN, encoded by the coding sequence ATGACAATTAAAACGAATCAGACGCTTGATGCCAAAGGCTTGGCCTGCCCAATGCCGATTGTGAAGACGAAGAAAGCATTCAAAGACCTTGCTGCAGGCGATGTCTTAGAAGTGCTTGCAACAGATAAAGGTTCCAAAGCCGACCTGCAGGCATGGGCGAAAAGCTCCGGACACGACTATCTCGGTATTATCGAAGACGGGGATGTCCTGAAACACTATCTCCGGAAAACCAGCGGCGAAGAAGCCCAGGAGAAGAAACATCCACACATCGTGGACAATGAAACACTTCAGGAAGTACGCTCACAGGAAGTAACCATACTGGATGTTCGTGAACAGGCAGAATTTGCATTCACGCACATCCCGGGAGCGGTATCCATTCCACTAGGAGAGCTGGATGCACGCATGAATGAGATCGACAGCACCAAACCTGTTTACGTCATCTGCCGCACAGGAAGCCGCAGTGACTTGGCTGCACAGAAGCTGGCAGACAAAGGCTTGGAGAACGTGTACAATGTCGTACCTGGGATGAGGGAATGGAACGGAGAAACTTCCTCCATTCATAATTAA
- a CDS encoding MBL fold metallo-hydrolase: MSVKTMPIADIVKKVLNKEELFLLDVRTEDAFHDWKIESDSFTYMNVPYFDLLDGVESITDQLPNDKEIAVVCAKGGSSEMVAELISEAGYENVYSVEGGMKEWSEHLEPVKVDDLSDGGSVYQFIRIGKGCLSYMVVSKGEAVVIDATRMTDVYKDFAEENNWKITHILDTHLHADHISGGRQLAEETGASYWLPPEDAAEVTFEYNALQDQTKIQAGNAKIDVHALYSPGHTKGSTSFVVDDRYLMTGDILFIDSIGRPDLAGKAEDWVADLRETLYTRYKELSAELLVLPAHFMTMDEWNEDHTIARKLGALFQENHGLNIEDVSEFRKLVTENLPPQPNAYQQIRETNMGKIRPDKEEQREMEVGPNRCAVR, from the coding sequence ATGTCAGTAAAAACTATGCCGATTGCAGATATCGTCAAGAAAGTGCTGAATAAGGAAGAGCTGTTCCTACTGGATGTACGGACAGAGGACGCATTCCATGATTGGAAAATCGAAAGTGACAGCTTCACTTATATGAACGTGCCTTACTTTGATCTACTCGATGGCGTCGAGTCTATTACCGATCAGTTACCGAATGATAAAGAGATTGCCGTCGTTTGTGCCAAAGGCGGCTCCTCTGAAATGGTGGCAGAACTGATTAGTGAGGCAGGATATGAAAACGTATATTCCGTCGAGGGTGGAATGAAAGAGTGGAGTGAGCACCTGGAGCCGGTAAAAGTCGATGATTTGAGTGACGGAGGATCTGTCTATCAATTCATACGTATCGGTAAAGGCTGCCTGTCTTATATGGTCGTTTCTAAAGGCGAAGCCGTTGTCATCGATGCGACAAGAATGACCGACGTGTACAAAGACTTTGCAGAAGAAAACAATTGGAAGATCACACACATCCTGGACACTCACCTGCATGCCGATCATATATCCGGCGGCAGACAACTTGCTGAAGAAACAGGCGCTTCCTACTGGCTTCCACCCGAAGATGCTGCCGAAGTAACATTTGAATACAACGCGCTGCAGGACCAAACGAAGATTCAGGCCGGAAATGCAAAGATCGATGTGCATGCGCTCTATTCCCCTGGTCATACGAAAGGCTCCACGTCCTTCGTTGTCGATGATCGTTACTTGATGACGGGAGATATTTTATTCATCGATTCGATTGGAAGACCGGACCTTGCCGGAAAAGCAGAAGACTGGGTAGCGGACCTTAGAGAGACACTTTATACACGCTATAAGGAACTATCTGCCGAGCTGCTTGTTCTGCCTGCCCACTTCATGACGATGGATGAGTGGAATGAAGATCATACGATTGCTCGAAAACTGGGAGCACTATTCCAGGAGAATCATGGTTTAAACATCGAAGACGTTAGTGAATTCCGTAAACTTGTCACAGAGAACCTTCCACCACAGCCGAATGCTTATCAGCAGATCCGGGAAACGAACATGGGTAAAATCCGCCCGGATAAGGAGGAACAGCGCGAAATGGAAGTGGGACCGAACCGCTGTGCAGTAAGGTAA
- a CDS encoding sulfurtransferase TusA family protein: MNVTKVLDAKGLACPMPIVKTKKAMNDIESGEILEIHATDKGAESDLTAWAKSGGHTLLDHQENDGVFKFWIQKA, translated from the coding sequence ATGAACGTAACCAAAGTATTAGATGCTAAAGGCCTGGCATGCCCAATGCCGATTGTCAAAACGAAGAAAGCGATGAACGATATAGAATCAGGAGAAATACTGGAAATCCATGCAACAGATAAAGGCGCAGAGAGCGATTTGACTGCATGGGCTAAATCCGGAGGACACACCCTTCTCGACCATCAGGAAAACGACGGTGTCTTCAAATTTTGGATTCAAAAAGCATAA
- a CDS encoding sulfite exporter TauE/SafE family protein, translating into MEFGFILTIFAIGFVGSYISGMLGIGGAIINYPMLLYIPAFIGVGSFTAYEVSGISAIQVFFATIGGVWAYRKGGHLNKPLILYMGGSVLIGSFIGGYGSQFMPENGINIVYGILALIATIMMFIPKKRTDETPVNLVTFHKPAASLLAFLVGIGAGIVGAGGAFLLVPIMLVVLKIPTRMTIASSLAITLISSIGATIGKVTTGQFDYLPAFILILASLIAAPLGAKSGQKMNTNVLQTILAVLILGTTIKIWFDIF; encoded by the coding sequence ATGGAATTTGGATTTATTCTTACTATATTTGCTATCGGATTTGTGGGTTCCTACATCTCCGGGATGCTCGGGATCGGTGGCGCGATTATCAACTACCCGATGCTGCTCTATATACCGGCCTTCATCGGCGTCGGTTCGTTTACGGCATACGAAGTATCAGGAATCAGTGCGATCCAGGTCTTCTTCGCAACGATCGGTGGTGTGTGGGCCTATCGAAAAGGCGGGCATCTTAATAAACCACTGATCTTATACATGGGGGGCAGTGTATTAATTGGTAGTTTTATCGGCGGATACGGCTCTCAATTCATGCCGGAGAACGGCATCAACATCGTTTACGGAATTCTTGCCCTTATTGCAACCATCATGATGTTCATCCCTAAGAAAAGGACCGATGAAACACCCGTGAATCTTGTGACGTTCCACAAGCCTGCCGCTTCCCTGCTTGCCTTCCTCGTTGGTATTGGAGCTGGTATTGTAGGAGCCGGAGGAGCTTTCCTGCTCGTACCGATAATGCTCGTCGTCTTGAAAATACCGACAAGGATGACCATCGCCTCCTCTCTTGCGATCACTTTGATCTCATCGATCGGTGCAACCATCGGGAAAGTGACAACGGGACAATTCGATTATCTGCCTGCTTTTATTCTTATCCTGGCAAGCTTGATCGCTGCGCCGTTGGGAGCGAAGTCAGGACAGAAAATGAATACGAACGTTCTCCAAACCATACTCGCTGTCCTTATACTTGGCACAACCATTAAAATCTGGTTCGATATCTTTTAA